The stretch of DNA TTACCAACGACTTCAGCCGCTTTGACGTTACCGCCATAAGCTAGCTTAGCGTCTTTTTCTTGGCTAGAGGCAGCAGCAAGTGTGTTGCCTGTAGTATCATCAATAACTTGCGCATAGATGTGGTTAGCCGAACGGTGAACCGATAGACGAATCGTGCGAGGACCACCCTTCTTGCGAAGTTGAAAGCGAGTGCGCTGTGAGCGACGTTTAAATTTTTCAGACTGAGCCATGATTTACCTACTTCTTCTTCCCTTCTTTCATGCGGACATACTCGCCCACATAACGAACACCTTTGCCTTTATAAGGCTCAGGCTTGCGCAAAGCGCGAATTTCAGATGCAACCTGACCGACGGTTTGCTTGTTAGCACCCGTTAGCTCGATCAAAGTTTGCTTCTCTACTGTAGCTGAAATGCCTTCAGGGAGTACAAAATATGTATCATGGCTGTAACCAAGTGACAGAATCAATACATTCCCTTTATGCGCTACACGGTAACCAACACCACGCAACTCAAGACCTTTTTTAAAGCCGTCCGTTACGCCCACAACAAGGTTGTGGATGTTGCTGCGAGTTGTTCCCCACATAGCACGAGAAAACTTGCTATTATCAGTTGGAGTGACGGAAACACTACCCTCTTCCATTGTAACTTTAACGTTACCAAGAATTTGGGTCGACAATTCGCCATTTTTACCTTTTACGGTGATTTGCTTGTCTGTGATGTCAACAGTGACACCTTCAGGAACTGCAATTGGATATTTACCTACGCGTGACATTTTCTTTTCCTTAGAATACTTCGCAAAGAATTTCACCGCTCACGTTCTTCTGGCGCGCTTGCGCATCAGACATAACGCCTGCAGAAGTCGTGATGATAGAAATACCAAGACCGTTATTAACTTTCGGCAAATCAGATACCGGACAATACTCACGACGACCAGGCTTAGAAACGCGTTTAATCGTTTTGATTACTGGTTCATCTTCGTAATATTTAAGTTCGATATTCAAAGCAGGTTTTGCTTCAGTACCGGTTTTTTCGTAACCCGTGATATAACCTTCTTCAACCAAAACTTCGCAAACATTCGCGAGGAGCTTTGAGTAATAAGAGTCAACGGTGTGGAGACGTGCTTTTTGACCGTTACGAATGCGGGTCAGCATATCAGAGAGTAGATCGTTCATTGCCATGGTAATATTCCTTTTCTACCAGCTTGATTTCACAAGGCCGGGAATCTGACCAAAGTTGCCAAGTTCGCGAACGGCGATACGTGACAGATTGAATTTACGGTAGTTACCGCGTGGACGGCCTGAAATACCGCAACGGTTACGTACACGAGAAGGTGAACCATCACGTGGAAGTTCATTCAACTTCAACTGTGCATCAAAACGTTCTTCCATTGGAAGGTCGCGGTTCATGATCGTCGCTTTTAGGGCGCCACGCTTAGCAGCGTATTTCGCAACCTTACGGCGGCGAGTATCATTCTTTTCAACTGAGCTTACTTTAGCCATGTTCTATAGTCCTCTTTACGCGCTTTGCTGTGGTTTTTTGAATGGGAAGTTGAAAGCGGTTAGCAAAGCACGACCTTCATCATCATTAGCAGCAGTCGTTGCGATGGTAATATTCATACCGCGCACTTTATCCACTTTATCATAGTTTATTTCTGGGAAGATGATTTGCTCAGTAATCCCGAAATTGTAGTTACCTTGACGGTCAAATGATTTTGGCGATTGACCGCGAAAAT from Rickettsiales bacterium encodes:
- the rpsN gene encoding 30S ribosomal protein S14 gives rise to the protein MAKVSSVEKNDTRRRKVAKYAAKRGALKATIMNRDLPMEERFDAQLKLNELPRDGSPSRVRNRCGISGRPRGNYRKFNLSRIAVRELGNFGQIPGLVKSSW
- the rplR gene encoding 50S ribosomal protein L18 gives rise to the protein MAQSEKFKRRSQRTRFQLRKKGGPRTIRLSVHRSANHIYAQVIDDTTGNTLAAASSQEKDAKLAYGGNVKAAEVVGKLVAERAKAAKIETVKFDRGGFIYHGRVKALADAAREAGLNF
- the rpsH gene encoding 30S ribosomal protein S8, which encodes MAMNDLLSDMLTRIRNGQKARLHTVDSYYSKLLANVCEVLVEEGYITGYEKTGTEAKPALNIELKYYEDEPVIKTIKRVSKPGRREYCPVSDLPKVNNGLGISIITTSAGVMSDAQARQKNVSGEILCEVF
- the rplF gene encoding 50S ribosomal protein L6; the encoded protein is MSRVGKYPIAVPEGVTVDITDKQITVKGKNGELSTQILGNVKVTMEEGSVSVTPTDNSKFSRAMWGTTRSNIHNLVVGVTDGFKKGLELRGVGYRVAHKGNVLILSLGYSHDTYFVLPEGISATVEKQTLIELTGANKQTVGQVASEIRALRKPEPYKGKGVRYVGEYVRMKEGKKK